The window CAATTGTGGTGCTGGTTGATGATATCCTCCGGATTCACCGGGAGCCAACGGATATCATGCTCACGGAGGAATTGATGAGCGCTGCAGAAAATACGCAGTGCACGTTCACTGCTGCTTGGAAAAGGCATCAGGATAAAGCGACTCCATGACTTTCTTTACCTTCTCCAAGTCTTCGTCCGTCAAAGTGGCTCCAGCTTTGACGATGGCTTTTAGCTTGGGATTTTGTACGAAATCGGCAATGGTGCTATCGTCTTCCGTAGCGCGGAAAGCAGCCTGCGTTTTGGCAAGAGCGGCCGCATCGATGAACTGACTGCTGTTTGCCGTCCTTGCTACAGCGCGAATTTCATCGTCGTTGGCTTTCACATCACTGACCTTAAGTTTCGTGATAGCGGATTCTATTTGCTCCCTTTTTTGAATATTGACCATTGTTTCCAAGGGGACATCCAAGACAACCGCGATCTTTGCAAGCATATCCACTTGCGGTTCTCGCGCACCAGACTCAATATAGTCGATGTAAGATTTGGATATTCCTGTCCTGGTGCTGAGGTTTTTGGCAGAAATCTTTTTGTTTCGCCGTTCATCTTTGATGTAAGCGCCCAGTTTTAAACCCATGATAGCCTCCTTTCGATAAGTGTGATAATAATGTTGACAATGACCACAAATAGTGGTAATATGTAATGGTTGAATGATTGATGGTCAAGCTCGTGCAATAGAAAGCGCGAGTTTTTATTTGACCACAGCCTACCACAAATAGTAGGCATTTGTCAATAAAAATCTACATTGGGGGAGGAATTCTATGAGAGTGTTTCGGAAAGTCGGCGAAGGAATGGAAGAGGTGCGGAATTTGGACAAAAAGCGTGTCTTTGACAAGAGTAAGGATGATAGACTTATTGAGATTCGTCGTCAGCATTGCGTTACGAGAATCACAGCGAATGCCGACAAGACGATGAACATCTCTCATTGTTACGAGAAATAAATATTTATCCGCGAGAGCGCCAGACGACAGTGCGGGTACCGACCAGTTATCGGTATCTCGCTGTCGTTTTTTATTTAGAAGAATAATAGCGAAGCCTTAGTGAGCACAAGGGCATTTCATATGTATGCGCTTCTATGTAGAAAGATTTCTAAGGAGGTGATAGGAAAAATCAAATTCGGTTTCCCTAAGTAGTCAATCTGTTGTCCAAGATGGCCATAGGACGGCGGGATGCGGATAGGGATGCTGACAGGTAACGAGCTTGTCAGTAGCTCTATGCTCCCACCGTGCTTCTTTACGCCCATTTTCGGATAGAAGCCCATGCGTAGTTTTGCATCCCGCCGTTCGGCAAGAACGAAAGGAAGGCAAAACTATGAGCGACACCATCAAAGACTATTTCATTCCGCTGGAAGTCGATTCCCAAATGATTCGGGATTTCGACATTGATCGAAAGACGGTCAAATGGCGTATGGTTGGCAATCGTCGGGTAAGAGTCGTGATGATTCCGGTGACGGAGGATGTGTATCGCGAGTATATGCGTACGACATGGCGCGAGCAGAAGCAGGAGATACGGGCGAAGAGCCTTTGCATTTATAAGGATTGGGAAAATGCCTGTGACCATGACTGCGAACATTGCACACAGCCTGTATTTTTAGAATCCTCCATCAACTTTATGGAGGATGACGAACGGCTTTCCGTCAATCTGGAGGATTCCTGCATTGAAAAGATCATGTTGGAGCAGCTGGCTGAAGCGATGGAGGAGCTTACTCCTGCAGAGCGGGATTTGCTTGAACGAATCAAAGCAGGAGAATCCGAGCGCACCATCGCAAAAGCTCTCGGCTACAAGTCTAAGATGAGTATTCGTAAGAAAAAAGAAAAACTTTTCGCCCTTCTCCGAAAAAAATTGGGAATGTGGTGACCATTTCGCCGGTTTCTGTCCGCCCTCTAGTGAAAGGGGGGAACAAGTGATGCGAAAGAAAGAAATCGCAGCCGTGCTGATGGCAATCAGTCTGATTGCTAGAAATGCCGCAAAGAAGATTTTGCTGAAAGGAACTGATTCTAATGGTTGATTTGAAAGACTTGCCCAAGGTGCTGTGTGATGCAGCCGATGCGCTGGAAAAGGCGATGCCGCACAGCAGCGAGCCTGCAAAAAGCGTAGGACTCGAAGAGGTGCGTGCCGTTCTCGTGCGCAAGAGTGCGGCGGGAAAGCGGGAGGCGGTCAAGGCGCTGATTACGAAGTATGGCGCGGAACGCTTGAGCGATATCCCGGACGAAAATTACGCTGCGATGCGCGAAGAAGCGGAGGCGCTCTGATGGGGGCACATGCACTGCTGCCGCCGTCGGCAGCACTTCGGTGGATGAACTGCCCGCCGTCCGCGCGGCTTGAGGGAGAGTTTCCCTCTGCTGCAAGCAAGGCTGCCGCCGAAGGGACGGCGGCGCACGCGCTCTGCGAGCATAAGCTGCGCAAGCTTCTGCATCTGCGCAGCAAGCGGCCGCATTCGGATTTCGAGGATGAAGAGATGGAGCGCTGCTCGGATGATTATGTCGCATTCGTGCAGGAACAGATGCGGAAAATCCCCTCGCCGATGACGCTTGTCGAGCAGCGTCTTGACCTTACGCGCTATGTGCCGGAAGCTTTCGGGACGGCGGACTGCATCATCGTCGGAGGAGATACGCTCTGCGTCATCGACTTCAAGTACGGCATGGGCGTGCTCGTGGAAGCGGAGCGCAATCCACAGATGATGCTTTACGCGCTCGGCGCATTGGAACTGCTCGACGGAGTCTATGATATCCGAACCGTTTCCATGAGCATCTTCCAACCGCGCAGGGAGAATGTATGCACATGGTCGCTCACGAAAGACGAACTTCTGCGATGGGCAAAAGATGAGCTTGCAGAAAAGGCAAGGCTCGCCTATGCAGGAGAGGGAGAATTCTGCGCAGGTGTGTGGTGCACGTTTTGCCGTGCCTCCGCTCGCTGCCGGGCGCGTGCGGAGGCAAAGCTGCGCATGGCAAGAGAGGAATTCAAGCTTCCGCCGCTCATTACGGACGAGGAAATCGAGGAAGTCCTCAGTGAAATCCCCGACCTTATCAAGTGGGCGAACGCTATTCTCGCCTATGCGACAGATGCGGCAGTCAATCATGGCAAGCGATGGAAGGGCTTCAAGGTCGTGGAGGGGCGCTCTGTTCGCAAGTACAAAGATGAAAGTTCTGCTGCAAGAGCGGCGGAAGCCGCAGGCTATACGGACATCTTCGATAAGAAGCTCATTACGCTGACACAAATGGAAAAGCTGATGGGAAAGAAAGCGTTCATGGAGATTCTTGGCAATCTTGTTGTAAAACCGCCCGGAAAGCCGGCGCTCGTGCCACTTTCAGATAAACGTCCGGCAATTCAGGCAGGTAATGCACAGGCCGAATTTACAGATATTATGGAGGGAAATTAACATGGCTATGAAAAACCTTAACACGAAGGTTATCACGGGCAAGGTTCGCCTTTCCTATGCGAACGTATGGGAGCCGGCATCCATCAATGGCGGTGAGGAGAAATACTCCGTCAGTCTCATCATTCCGAAGTCGGACATGACGACCATCGGAGCGATTCAGGCGGCGGTGGATGCCGCCATCGAGGCGGGAATCGGCAAGTTCGGCGGCAAAAAGCCGAACAAGGCGTTGATCAAGCTGCCGCTGCGCGATGGTGACGTCGAACGTCCTGAGGACGAAAACTACAAGGACGCCTATTTCATCAACGCAAACTCCCGGACGGCTCCGCAGATTGTCGACCGCAAGGTGCAGCCGATTCTGGATCGCGATGAGGTGTATTCCGGCTGCTATGCGCGTGTGAGCATCACGCTGTATGCGTTTAACAGCAACGGGAACAAGGGAATCGCCTGCGGCTTGGGGAACATTCAGAAACTTGAGGATGGCGAACCGCTCGGCGGCCGCACGACCGCCGCTGCGGATTTTGCAAGTGTCGACGACGATGAAGAGGACTTCCTCAACTAAGTCTATAGGGATGGGCAGCGGTGAGAGCCGCTGCCTGTTTTATGGGAGGGCGAATATGAAATCCATCAGTATAGATATCGAAACATTTTCCAGTGTGCTGCTCGCCAAAGCAGGCGTTTACAAGTATGCGGCATCGGAAGATTTTGAAGTCCTGCTGTTCGGTTATGCCGCAGACGGCGGAACGGTGCATGTCGTGGATTTGGCAAATGGGGAAACGATTCCGGCAGAGATTCTTGCGGCATTGACGGATGATCGTGTCATCAAATGGGCATTCAATGCCATGTTTGAGCGTGTGTGCTTGTCGCGATACCTTGGCGTCAGACTGCGGCCGAACGCATGGCGATGCTCCATGGTTTGGGCGGCGACGCTTGGCCTGCCCTTATCCCTCAAGGATGTGGGAGCTGTGCTGCGTCTTGAACGACAGAAGATGGAAGAGGGCAAGGACCTTGTCCGCTATTTCTGCACACCTTGTAAAGCGACAAAAAGCAACGGCGGCAGGACGTGCAATCTGCCTGCGGATGCTTCGGAGAAGTGGGAGATGTTCAAAGCATACAATAAACGCGATGTGGAAACGGAAATGGCGATTCAGGAAAGATTGAAGAAGTTTCCTGTGCCGGAGAGCGAGTGGGAAAACTACGTCATAGACCAGGAAATCAACGACCGTGGCATTGCTGTAGATGCGGAATTTGCAGTGCAGGCAATTCGCTGCGACGAGCGCAGCAAGTCGCTCTGTCTTGCGAGGGCGAAAATCCTTACAGGGCTTGAAAATCCAAACTCTCCGCTGCAGCTTATGGACTGGCTGCGCGGGAAGGGGATACAAACGGAATCTCTGGCAAAGAGCGAAGTGGCGGAGATGCTCAAGGCGGCGACGGGAGATGTGCGGGAAGTATTGGAACTTCGGCAGAGACTCGCCAAGATAAGCGTCAGGAAATACATGGCGATGGAGTCGGTCATGTGCGCAGATCATCGTGCCCGCGGCCTGTTTCAATTTTATGGAGCAAACCGAACGGGGAGATTCGCAGGGCGGCTCATCCAGCTGCAAAATCTGCCGAAGAATAATATCGCGCCTTTGACAGAGGTTCGCACGCTCGTGAAAGACGGTTCGTTCGACCTTTTGGATATGCTCTATGACAGTACGGCAGATGTGCTTTCACAGCTGATTCGCACGGCTTTTGTTCCGCGTCCTGGTACGCGTTTCATCGTCGCGGACTACTCTGCAATCGAAGCGAGGGTGCTTGCATGGCTTGCAGGCGAACAATGGGTGCTGGACGTGTTCAGAAAGAACGGAGATATTTACTGCGAAACGGCATCGCGCATGTTTCACTGCAAGGTGGAAAAGCATGGTGAGAATGCGGAACTTCGTCAGAAAGGAAAGCAGGCGGTTTTGAGCTGTGGCTACGGCGGCTCTGTCGGCGCGCTCATTGCCATGGGCGCAGTCGAATCCGGCATGAAGGAAGAGGAACTTCAACCGCTTGTGGATTTGTGGCGCACGTCGAATCCTCATATTGTGCGGTTCTGGTGGGATGTGGATCGCGCTGTCAAAAATTGCGTGCGGCATCGCACACCTGTGGAAACGCACGGCATTCGCTGTGCATGGAAGAGCGGCATCCTGTTCATCCGGCTGCCAAGCGGCAGGAATTTGGCATATGCAAAGCCGCGCATGGGCAAGAATCGGTTTGGAGGGGAGTCCGTCACCTATGAAGGTCTTGGGATTGGGAGAAAGTGGGAGCGTATCGAGACGTTCGGAGGCAAACTTGTGGAAAACATCACGCAGGCGACGGCACGCGATCTGCTCGTCTTTGCAATGAAGCGACTGCGGAAAGAAGGTTTCTCCATCGTGATGCATGTCCATGATGAAATCGTGCTTGAAGTGCCGAAAGGCATCTCATCGGTCGAAGAAATATGCTCCATCATGGCGGAGAATCCACCATGGGCGAGAGAACTGCCGCTGAAAGCTGACGGATATGAGTGTGATTTTTATCGGAAAGACTAAAAAGTGTTCGGACTGCATATACATACAGTCCGAACACATGGGGGCTTTCATGGATTTTTCCGATTGAAGTAATCAATCCATTTAGGCTCAATGGGCGTGTAAGTCATGCCTTCAAAAAAGGCAGCCCTTTGATACTCTTGAAAAATCAGTGAAACTGTACCGTTTCCAGACAAGAAATAGTCGTCCGGGATGGTATGATCGCATTCTCGGTAAGGCACCCTTGATTTTATGTTGAGGAATTTATTCTTCTCGTTGTAGAGTGGAAAATCGAAAAGTGTACTGAAATCTTCATTAACTAAGTGGATAAAATATCGCAAAGGGACTTTTTCACCTGAGTGTTTGTTGTATACGAGACCAGTATGTATAGTATGCCCATGTACTCCTCCCCTCCAACGGTAATCATGAAGGATTAAAGAAACATAGTCAGCATTCTCGAATCGGAGTTCATATGTAAATTTTCCATCGATAAATTCTCCGTTTCGATAGTCGATTCGGAACTTCTCAATATATCTATATAAATCCGAATTGATTTTATTTTGAGCGACAGCATTTTCCGTGTACACAATAGGATAGTGCATTTCATAATTAACAGCCCTGTCAGTGCCGGTGCCCACACTCGCAGATGCATATGAGCAGAGAAAAGTGAGCAGCGAAAAAAGAAGCAGAACCTTTTTCAAGCATTTCATTTCTCATCACTCCTTATTCATATCAATATCCCGTTGCAGTGGTCAATCTCGTGCTGGATGATCTGTGCCGTAAAGCCGGAGAATGTATCTTTCTGTTTGTGAAATTTCATGTTGCGGTAAGTGACTTCAATCCACTCATACCGTATCGCTTTTCGCTGTCCAAGGAGGGAAAGACAGCCTTCTTCTGTTTCATATTGCTTGGCGGATGTTTTTGTAATTTCCGGATTCAGCATCACGACATGGGATTTTCCTATGCATATAGCTATGATGCGTTTCCGCGCTCCGATCATGTTGGCGGCAAGGCCTACGCAGTGTCCGACATGCGCCTTGAGGGTATCAAGCAGATCGTTCGCAAGGGAAAGGTCAGCTTTTGCCGCTTTTTCCGATGGCTGCGCGAGAAATACAGTATCCGTGATGATTGGCCGTACCATCTGTTTCACCCTTTCGTTGTTTGATGTATTCGCTTAGATAAATAAAATTTCCTGCACGTGGTGACCAATATGCCTCTTTCTGTCCGCCCTCTTTTGAGAGGGGGATGAACGTTCCCCATCATCACGAATTGACCATGTATTGGAGGGAATCGCTTATGAATGATTTGCAGGTTTTGGAGCATGATGCAGTGCGGGTGATGACCACGGAGCAGCTTGCGGAGGCGTATGGTTGTGAAGGTCGGAACATCAGTGACAATTTCAAGAACAACGAAGACCGCTTTCAGGAAGGCACGCACTACTTCCGCCTTGAGGGCACGGAATTGAAGGACTTCAAGAGGCAGTCCGAAAATATCGGATTGCCTGTGAGCAAGTTCGCCTCTGCGATTTATCTCTGGACGAAGCGGGGAGCGGCGCGTCACTGCAAAATGCTGGGGACGAATCGTGCATGGGATGTCTTTGAGGAGTTGGAAGAAAGCTACTTCAATCCCGTCAAGAACATGATGCCGGAGGAGGTTCTTCTGCATACTGTTCAGAGACTCGTAGAGCAGGCGAAGGCGATCAAGGCTGCAAATGCTCGTCTTGACAAGGTGGATGCGCGGCTTATGGAGGTCGAATCCAAGCAGATGACCATCGACCAGCAGCATTATACAATCATCGGCTATGCCAATCTCACGGGGGTTCGGGGCGTGAGCCGGGAAATTGCAGCATCTCTTGGGCGCAAAGCTTCGAAGATGTCCAGAAAGCAAGGCTACCACATCGGCAAAGAATATGATGCCAAGTATGGCATGGTGAACACCTATCATGTCGATGTGCTGCAGGAAGTTTTTAGAAGCTGAGTGAACTGCACGCACAAACGCCCACTTTGTGGATATTGTGCGGTGCCCTTACAGAAACCTAGCCAATCGGTCTGAGGATTTCTTTGGGGTTTTATGCTAAAAACCATCATGTGAACAGGGAGCGTGACGTCATGCTATATTTCAATGAGGCGCATTATCCGGATCCGACGGCGGGCGAGGCGATGAGGAACATCGAAAACTGCGAGAACGCCTATTTGCCGCTCATCTATGTTTGTTCGGCGTACCGAAGCAATCCGTCCGTCAATATTCGACGAGCACGGGAGTATTGCCGCTTCGCCGTGCGGAAGGGCTGCATTCCGCTTGCGCCGCATCTTCTTTTTCCGCAGTTTCTTTCAGAGAAAAAGGATCGTGCGCTTGCGATGCGCATGAACTTCGTTCTCCTGCGCAAATGCCGCGAACTTTGGGCGTTCGGCGCGGAGATTACCGAGGGGATGCAGTGTGAGATTGACAAGGCGCGAGTCTTGCGTCTGCCGATTCGCTGCTTCAGCACGAAATGTGAGGAGGTCGTATGGGAATGACCATCGCCAACCTCAAGGAAAAGAAAATCTGGATTTGCTGGAAGTACATCGAAAAAGACGGCAAGCGAAAGAAGAAACCTTGTGCTGCGGGCGGCGGCATCACGGGTGTGAATCATGCCTATCGGGCAAGTTGGGTGACATTCGAGGAAGCGCGGCGGGCGGCTGAGGAATCATCCTATGCCGGAGTGGGGTTCATTATCCCGAAAGGGATGTACTTCCTCGACATTGACCACAGGGATGCGGCTGATGCTATGGTGCAGCTGCAGATCCGCAGGCATGAAACTTATGCCGAAAAATCGGTCAGCGGAAACGGCATCCATCTTTACGGCTGCTGTGACTATGACCGCATTCCGAAGAAGAAAAACGAGAAGGGCGAGGAAAAGCTCGATCCGAAGTTCTATGTCAAGAATCCGCATAATGGCATGGAACTTTACATCGGAGGGCTGACCAACCGATTTGCCGTATTTACGGGCGATGTTGTGCATGACGTGCCGTTCGCCGACGGGACGGAAGCCGTGCTTACCACGTTGCGGAAGGATATGCTGCGAAAGAAGCCCGTGAACTGGATATCGAAGGAGGATGGTGACCGCGCCGTTTTCGACATTGTCTGCTCTCTGCGAAAAGCGAAAAACGGCGGAAAGTTCGAGCGGCTCTTCGATCGCGGTGACATCACGGAGTACAGTAGCGCGTCGGAAGCGGATGCAGCACTCTGTGCCTTGATCGCTTTTCGGACGGGAGATGATGCGGCGCTGATTGATGCCGTTTTTCGCCAGTCTGCCCTTTATCGGCAAAAATGGGAGCGTGAGGATTATCGAGCGGCGACCATTCGTACGGGAATTGAAGCCTGTCACGGCGTGTTCCATGCATCAGCGATGGAGCATCCGAAATTCATTCGTTTCAACGCAAAAGGAATCCCCTTCATCAGTTGCCCGGCGCTGGCGGACTACATCCGTAAGAATCTACATTACATCTTTGTCCGCGACAGCGCACGGCATGGCGTTCTGCGCTACGTTTATGAAGGCGGCGTGTACCGTCTCTATGCGGATGATATGCTCAAGGGACTCATCAAGAACTGCATTGCGTCCTACGATGCAGAACTTATCGAGATGCGGAAAGTGGACGAGGCTTTCCGCATCCTCACAACGGATTTGAACTACATCAAAGACTCTGACCTCAATGCAGACGAGGACATCATCAACTTTCAAAACGGCATTCTGCACCTCGCCGCGATGGAGTTGACGGAACACGCGCCCGATCTTCTCTCCACCATACAGATTCCGTGCGCATGGTCGGACGAAGAAACTGCAACGCCTGCATTCGACGCTTTCATGCATACGCTTACGGACGGGGATGCGGAAATTGAGCGTCTGCTGCTCGAATTCATCGGTGCGTGTCTTTCCAACGTCAAGGGATGGCGCATGAAGAAGGCGCTCTTTATGTACGGTGCAGGAGATACGGGAAAATCCCGGCTCAAATGTCTGGTGGAGCAGCTGCTCGGGCGAGGAAATTACATTGGCATCGACCTTCGCGAGATCGAGGCGCGATTCGGCACGGGGCTGATTTACGGTATGCGGCTTGCAGGAAGTTCGGACATGAGCTTTATCACCGTAGATGAACTCAAGACCTTCAAGAAATGCACGGGTGGGGACAGTATCTTTGCAGAATTCAAGGGGCAGAACGGATTCGAGTTCACCTTCAATGGGCTGTTCTGGTTCTGCATGAATCAGCTGCCGAGGTTTGGCGGTGACGACGGGCAGTGGGTTCACGAACGCATCATGCAGGTGCATTGCAAGAATGCCATCCCTCTGGAAAAGCAGGACAGGCATCTCGGCGAAAAGCTTTATGCAGAGCGCGAGGGAATCGTCCGTAAGGCCGTCCATGCTCTGCAGATGGTCATTCAAAACGGCTACCGCTTTACGGAACCGCAATCCGTCATAAAAGCAAGGGAAGCATACATGGTCGAGAATAATTCGGTGCTTGCTTTCCATGCGGAATGCATGATGAAGCGCCCCGAGGGAGCAAAATGCGGCGAGGTCACAACAGGGAAAGTCTACCGCATTTATCAGGTTTGGTGCAGGGACAACAACAACGGCTACGCCAAGACGGCGCGGGAGTTTAGAGCCACGCTGGCTCGGTATTACCGTACAGATTTCAGCGCCATGACCGTTCGGCGAAGTTACGGCAGCGTTTATAAGGATTTGATTTTGACGGAAGATGCGCTTCGTGAATACACGACGCATTACAATGAGCCTGAGGATGATTTTTTGTGACAGCAGTGATCGTCCGGTGACAGGAAAAGCGAAAAACTGTCACTGGCGCAAAGTCTTGTCAGTATTGGGATTACGAAGCGTGAGTGATAGCAGTGACAGTTCTTTTATCTTTTATATATAGGGAAAAAAGAAAAGTCAGGAAGAAAGAAAAGTTAAAAATATTTATATATATAAAGATATAGGCGGCAACTGTCACTACTGTCACTATGCACCTATGGAAGCGAGGAATATCAATGCGAGAGCGTGATTTGGAAACATTCACTAAAACGTACATAGAATCGCACGGCGGACTTGCACTGAAGTTCATATCTCCGGGATATGTGGGCGTGCCGGATCGGCTTGTGCTCATGCCGGGCGGGAAGATGTGCTTCATGGAACTCAAGGCGTTCGGCAAAAGTCCGCGCCCTTTGCAGGTACGGTGTATCGACAAACTGCGTGCACTTGGTTTCAAAGTGTTCGTGGTTGACGGAAAGGAACAGATCGGAGGGATTCTTGATGCGTTATGAACCGCATTTCTATCAGACGTATGTCAAGGAATTCATTCTCTCACACAAAGAAGCGGCGATATTTCTGGACTGTGGGCTTGGCAAAACGGTCGTCACGCTTACGGCACTCGAAGAACTGCTGCATGATTTCTTCGAAATCGGCAAGGTGCTCGTCATCGCCCCGCTGCGTGTGGCGCGGGATACATGGCCGTCGGAGATCGCAAAATGGGAGCATACGAAAAACATCCGCGCTTCCGTGGTTATGGGGACGGCAAAGGAACGCACGGCGGCTTTGCTGAAACATGCCGAGGTTTACATCATCAACCGTGAGAATGTGAAGTGGCTGATCGAAGAGAGCAATATGCCCATGGACTTCGACATGATCGTCATCGACGAGCTTTCCTCGTTTAAATCTTATCAGGCAAAACGGTTTCGTGCGCTTATGAAACTGCGTCCGTCAGTCAAACGCATCGTTGGATTGACGGGCACGCCATCGGCGAACGGTCTCATGGATCTCTGGGCAGAGTTTCGGATTCTGGACATGGGAAAACGACTTGGAAGATTCATCTCCCATTACCGCGATGCTTATTTCCTTCCAGACAAACGGAATCAGCAGATGGTGTTCAGCTACAAGCTGCGTGAAGGCGCGGAAGATGCCATCTATCGACGCATCGAAGATATCACCGTTTCCATGCGCGCCATAGAATATCTTAAAATGCCGGCTCTCATATCGAATATCGTGCCTGTCGCCCTGGATGCGCGTGAACGAAAACTCTATGACGATATGAAACGAGATATGGTCATCGCAGTCGAAAACGAAGAGATTGACGCTGTCAGCGCAGCAGCGCTCTCCAACAAGCTGCTTCAGATGGCGAATGGAGCAGTCTATGCGGATGGTAGGAAAGTCATCCGACTCCACGACCGAAAGCTTGATGCTCTGGAAGATTTGGCAGAAAGTGCGAATGGGAAGTCTGTCCTCATCGTCTATTGGTACAAGCACGATCTTGAGCGCATCCAATCGCGCCTGTCTGTGCGTGAAATTCGGTCGAGTGAGGATATCGAAGCGTGGAATGCGGGAGAAATTCTCCTTGGCGTCATCCATCCTGCAAGTGCGGGGCACGGGCTCAATCTTCAGTTTGGCGGTTCAACTCTCGTCTGGTTTGGATTGACATGGAGCTTAGAGCTTTATCAACAGACAAATGCGCGTCTTTATCGGCAGGGGCAGAAGGATACGGTGGTTATTCATCACATCGTTGCTGCTGGGACGATGGATGAGAAGGTTATGGAAGCACTCGAACACAAGGACAAGACGCAGGCGGCTCTGATTGACGCCGTAAAAGCGGAGGTGAAAAGCAGATGATACGGTCATACGAGAATCTGGCGAACGCCGTCATCGAGCAGGCG of the Selenomonas sputigena genome contains:
- a CDS encoding helix-turn-helix domain-containing protein; translated protein: MGLKLGAYIKDERRNKKISAKNLSTRTGISKSYIDYIESGAREPQVDMLAKIAVVLDVPLETMVNIQKREQIESAITKLKVSDVKANDDEIRAVARTANSSQFIDAAALAKTQAAFRATEDDSTIADFVQNPKLKAIVKAGATLTDEDLEKVKKVMESLYPDAFSKQQ
- a CDS encoding DUF2800 domain-containing protein, whose translation is MGAHALLPPSAALRWMNCPPSARLEGEFPSAASKAAAEGTAAHALCEHKLRKLLHLRSKRPHSDFEDEEMERCSDDYVAFVQEQMRKIPSPMTLVEQRLDLTRYVPEAFGTADCIIVGGDTLCVIDFKYGMGVLVEAERNPQMMLYALGALELLDGVYDIRTVSMSIFQPRRENVCTWSLTKDELLRWAKDELAEKARLAYAGEGEFCAGVWCTFCRASARCRARAEAKLRMAREEFKLPPLITDEEIEEVLSEIPDLIKWANAILAYATDAAVNHGKRWKGFKVVEGRSVRKYKDESSAARAAEAAGYTDIFDKKLITLTQMEKLMGKKAFMEILGNLVVKPPGKPALVPLSDKRPAIQAGNAQAEFTDIMEGN
- a CDS encoding DUF2815 family protein yields the protein MAMKNLNTKVITGKVRLSYANVWEPASINGGEEKYSVSLIIPKSDMTTIGAIQAAVDAAIEAGIGKFGGKKPNKALIKLPLRDGDVERPEDENYKDAYFINANSRTAPQIVDRKVQPILDRDEVYSGCYARVSITLYAFNSNGNKGIACGLGNIQKLEDGEPLGGRTTAAADFASVDDDEEDFLN
- a CDS encoding DNA polymerase; the protein is MKSISIDIETFSSVLLAKAGVYKYAASEDFEVLLFGYAADGGTVHVVDLANGETIPAEILAALTDDRVIKWAFNAMFERVCLSRYLGVRLRPNAWRCSMVWAATLGLPLSLKDVGAVLRLERQKMEEGKDLVRYFCTPCKATKSNGGRTCNLPADASEKWEMFKAYNKRDVETEMAIQERLKKFPVPESEWENYVIDQEINDRGIAVDAEFAVQAIRCDERSKSLCLARAKILTGLENPNSPLQLMDWLRGKGIQTESLAKSEVAEMLKAATGDVREVLELRQRLAKISVRKYMAMESVMCADHRARGLFQFYGANRTGRFAGRLIQLQNLPKNNIAPLTEVRTLVKDGSFDLLDMLYDSTADVLSQLIRTAFVPRPGTRFIVADYSAIEARVLAWLAGEQWVLDVFRKNGDIYCETASRMFHCKVEKHGENAELRQKGKQAVLSCGYGGSVGALIAMGAVESGMKEEELQPLVDLWRTSNPHIVRFWWDVDRAVKNCVRHRTPVETHGIRCAWKSGILFIRLPSGRNLAYAKPRMGKNRFGGESVTYEGLGIGRKWERIETFGGKLVENITQATARDLLVFAMKRLRKEGFSIVMHVHDEIVLEVPKGISSVEEICSIMAENPPWARELPLKADGYECDFYRKD
- a CDS encoding DUF4163 domain-containing protein, translated to MKKVLLLFSLLTFLCSYASASVGTGTDRAVNYEMHYPIVYTENAVAQNKINSDLYRYIEKFRIDYRNGEFIDGKFTYELRFENADYVSLILHDYRWRGGVHGHTIHTGLVYNKHSGEKVPLRYFIHLVNEDFSTLFDFPLYNEKNKFLNIKSRVPYRECDHTIPDDYFLSGNGTVSLIFQEYQRAAFFEGMTYTPIEPKWIDYFNRKNP
- a CDS encoding peptide deformylase is translated as MVRPIITDTVFLAQPSEKAAKADLSLANDLLDTLKAHVGHCVGLAANMIGARKRIIAICIGKSHVVMLNPEITKTSAKQYETEEGCLSLLGQRKAIRYEWIEVTYRNMKFHKQKDTFSGFTAQIIQHEIDHCNGILI
- a CDS encoding ORF6N domain-containing protein, with amino-acid sequence MNDLQVLEHDAVRVMTTEQLAEAYGCEGRNISDNFKNNEDRFQEGTHYFRLEGTELKDFKRQSENIGLPVSKFASAIYLWTKRGAARHCKMLGTNRAWDVFEELEESYFNPVKNMMPEEVLLHTVQRLVEQAKAIKAANARLDKVDARLMEVESKQMTIDQQHYTIIGYANLTGVRGVSREIAASLGRKASKMSRKQGYHIGKEYDAKYGMVNTYHVDVLQEVFRS
- a CDS encoding DUF4406 domain-containing protein, yielding MLYFNEAHYPDPTAGEAMRNIENCENAYLPLIYVCSAYRSNPSVNIRRAREYCRFAVRKGCIPLAPHLLFPQFLSEKKDRALAMRMNFVLLRKCRELWAFGAEITEGMQCEIDKARVLRLPIRCFSTKCEEVVWE
- a CDS encoding phage/plasmid primase, P4 family, translating into MGMTIANLKEKKIWICWKYIEKDGKRKKKPCAAGGGITGVNHAYRASWVTFEEARRAAEESSYAGVGFIIPKGMYFLDIDHRDAADAMVQLQIRRHETYAEKSVSGNGIHLYGCCDYDRIPKKKNEKGEEKLDPKFYVKNPHNGMELYIGGLTNRFAVFTGDVVHDVPFADGTEAVLTTLRKDMLRKKPVNWISKEDGDRAVFDIVCSLRKAKNGGKFERLFDRGDITEYSSASEADAALCALIAFRTGDDAALIDAVFRQSALYRQKWEREDYRAATIRTGIEACHGVFHASAMEHPKFIRFNAKGIPFISCPALADYIRKNLHYIFVRDSARHGVLRYVYEGGVYRLYADDMLKGLIKNCIASYDAELIEMRKVDEAFRILTTDLNYIKDSDLNADEDIINFQNGILHLAAMELTEHAPDLLSTIQIPCAWSDEETATPAFDAFMHTLTDGDAEIERLLLEFIGACLSNVKGWRMKKALFMYGAGDTGKSRLKCLVEQLLGRGNYIGIDLREIEARFGTGLIYGMRLAGSSDMSFITVDELKTFKKCTGGDSIFAEFKGQNGFEFTFNGLFWFCMNQLPRFGGDDGQWVHERIMQVHCKNAIPLEKQDRHLGEKLYAEREGIVRKAVHALQMVIQNGYRFTEPQSVIKAREAYMVENNSVLAFHAECMMKRPEGAKCGEVTTGKVYRIYQVWCRDNNNGYAKTAREFRATLARYYRTDFSAMTVRRSYGSVYKDLILTEDALREYTTHYNEPEDDFL